From Nitratidesulfovibrio vulgaris str. Hildenborough, a single genomic window includes:
- the carB gene encoding carbamoyl-phosphate synthase large subunit: protein MPKRTDLKRIMVIGSGPIIIGQACEFDYSGTQAVKALKEEGYEVVLVNSNPATIMTDPGLADRTYIEPIEPETVAAIIRKERPDALLPTLGGQTGLNTALALAASGVLDECGVELIGANRAVIEKAESRELFRLAMANIGLKVPASGIARSMDDVRRLGTEMPFPLIIRPAFTMGGTGGGIAYNMEDLEEIASRGLTASITSEVMIEQSVLGWKEYEMEVMRDKADNCVIICSIENFDPMGVHTGDSITVAPAQTLTDVEYQMMRDASIAIMREIGVETGGSNVQFGINPDNGDMVVIEMNPRVSRSSALASKATGFPIAKIAAKLAVGYTLDEIPNDITRETMASFEPTIDYVVTKIPRFTFEKFPGARDELTTAMKSVGEAMSIGRTFKESLQKGLRSLEVGAPGLGSRFRDKLPEHEEIVAKLRTPNSRRIFYVRLAMLSGMTIDDIHEITNIDPWFLRQMRELVDMEGDLRDFALANSMTPDNGELVTLLRRAKEYGFSDRQLAEMWKRPESDVRALRDATGIRPTYYLVDTCASEFEAYTPYYYSTYETGHEIEAESRRKVIILGGGPNRIGQGIEFDYCCCHASFALKEMGVQAIMVNSNPETVSTDYDTSDRLYFEPLTFEDVMHIIEAEKPDGVIVQFGGQTPLNLAVPLQRAGVPILGTSPDAIDRAEDRERFQALIHKLDLRQPANATVMNLRQAIAGANSIGYPVVVRPSYVLGGRAMEIVYDEEQLTSYFQNSVGEAPEHPILLDKFLENATEVDVDALSDGTDVYVAGIMEHIEEAGIHSGDSACSIPPYSLPSSITDEISRQTVALAKELRVVGLMNIQFAVKDGVIFILEVNPRASRTAPFVSKATAVPLPRLATQVMLGKTLKELDPWSMRRSGYVSVKESVFPFNRFPGVDILLGPEMRSTGEVMGIAPTFEEAYLKGQLAGGQRLPQQGKVFISVNDRDKTLVPDVARIFADLGFEIVATAGTAKLLKEHGVPTTHVNKVYEGRPNIVDMIKNGDIALVVNTASGKRTVQDSKSIRQATLMYGVPYSTTVSGARAIAKSIAASRTCGVNVKSLQEYYGL from the coding sequence CCATCATCCGCAAGGAGCGTCCCGACGCGCTGCTGCCCACGCTGGGCGGGCAGACGGGCCTGAACACGGCCCTCGCGCTGGCGGCCTCCGGTGTGCTGGATGAATGCGGCGTGGAGCTCATCGGCGCCAACCGTGCGGTCATCGAGAAGGCCGAAAGCCGCGAGCTGTTCCGCCTTGCCATGGCCAACATCGGCCTCAAGGTGCCTGCCAGCGGCATCGCCCGTTCCATGGACGACGTGCGTCGCCTCGGAACGGAGATGCCCTTTCCGCTCATCATCCGCCCCGCGTTCACCATGGGCGGCACGGGCGGCGGCATCGCCTACAACATGGAAGACCTCGAAGAGATCGCCTCGCGCGGTCTCACCGCCAGCATCACCAGCGAGGTGATGATCGAGCAGTCCGTGCTCGGCTGGAAGGAATACGAGATGGAGGTCATGCGCGACAAGGCCGACAACTGCGTCATCATCTGCTCCATCGAGAACTTCGACCCCATGGGCGTGCACACGGGCGACTCCATCACCGTGGCCCCGGCACAGACCCTGACCGATGTCGAGTACCAGATGATGCGTGACGCCTCCATCGCCATCATGCGCGAGATAGGCGTCGAGACGGGCGGCTCCAACGTGCAGTTCGGCATCAACCCGGACAACGGCGACATGGTGGTCATCGAGATGAACCCCCGCGTGTCGCGCTCCTCCGCTCTGGCATCCAAGGCCACGGGCTTCCCCATCGCCAAGATCGCCGCCAAGCTCGCCGTGGGCTACACCCTCGACGAGATACCCAACGACATCACCCGCGAGACGATGGCCAGCTTCGAGCCGACCATCGACTACGTGGTCACCAAGATTCCGCGCTTCACCTTCGAGAAGTTCCCCGGCGCACGCGACGAACTCACCACCGCCATGAAGAGCGTGGGAGAGGCCATGTCCATAGGCCGCACCTTCAAGGAGTCGCTCCAGAAGGGGCTGCGCTCGCTCGAGGTGGGCGCACCGGGCCTTGGCTCGCGCTTCCGCGACAAGCTCCCCGAACATGAGGAGATCGTCGCCAAGCTGCGCACGCCGAACTCGCGCCGCATCTTCTACGTCCGTCTCGCCATGCTCTCGGGCATGACCATCGACGACATCCATGAAATCACCAACATCGACCCGTGGTTCCTGCGCCAGATGCGCGAACTGGTCGACATGGAAGGCGACCTGCGCGACTTCGCCCTCGCCAACTCCATGACCCCCGACAATGGCGAACTGGTGACCCTGCTGCGCCGCGCCAAGGAATACGGATTCTCCGACAGGCAGCTGGCCGAGATGTGGAAGCGGCCCGAATCGGACGTACGCGCCCTGCGCGACGCCACGGGCATACGCCCCACCTATTACCTCGTGGACACCTGCGCCAGCGAGTTCGAGGCCTACACCCCCTACTACTATTCCACCTACGAGACGGGCCACGAAATCGAGGCCGAGTCGCGCCGCAAGGTGATCATCCTCGGTGGCGGCCCCAACCGCATCGGGCAGGGCATCGAGTTCGACTACTGCTGCTGTCACGCCTCCTTCGCGCTGAAGGAGATGGGCGTGCAGGCCATCATGGTCAACTCCAACCCCGAGACGGTCTCCACCGACTATGACACCTCCGACCGCCTGTACTTCGAGCCGCTCACCTTCGAGGATGTCATGCACATCATCGAGGCGGAGAAGCCCGACGGCGTCATCGTGCAGTTCGGCGGACAGACCCCGCTGAACCTCGCCGTACCGCTGCAACGCGCAGGCGTGCCCATTCTCGGCACCTCGCCCGACGCCATCGACCGCGCCGAAGACCGCGAACGCTTCCAGGCGCTCATCCACAAGCTCGACCTGCGCCAGCCCGCCAACGCCACGGTCATGAACCTCAGGCAGGCCATCGCCGGCGCCAACTCCATCGGCTACCCCGTGGTGGTGCGTCCCAGCTACGTGCTGGGCGGGCGCGCCATGGAGATCGTCTACGACGAGGAACAGCTGACCTCCTACTTCCAGAACTCGGTGGGTGAAGCCCCCGAGCACCCCATCCTGCTCGACAAGTTCCTCGAGAACGCCACCGAGGTGGACGTGGACGCCCTCTCCGACGGCACCGACGTCTACGTGGCTGGCATCATGGAACACATCGAAGAGGCGGGCATCCACTCCGGCGACTCGGCCTGTTCAATCCCCCCCTACAGCCTGCCCTCGTCCATCACCGACGAGATTTCCCGCCAGACCGTGGCCCTCGCCAAGGAACTGCGCGTGGTGGGCCTCATGAACATCCAGTTCGCGGTGAAGGACGGCGTCATCTTCATCCTTGAAGTCAACCCCCGCGCCTCGCGCACCGCGCCCTTCGTCTCCAAGGCCACAGCCGTGCCGCTGCCGCGCCTCGCGACGCAGGTGATGCTCGGCAAGACCCTGAAGGAACTCGACCCGTGGTCCATGCGCCGTTCGGGCTACGTCTCCGTGAAGGAGTCTGTCTTCCCGTTCAACCGCTTCCCCGGCGTGGACATCCTGCTTGGCCCTGAAATGCGCTCCACCGGTGAAGTCATGGGCATTGCGCCCACCTTCGAAGAAGCGTACCTGAAGGGCCAGCTTGCGGGCGGACAGCGTCTGCCGCAGCAGGGCAAGGTGTTCATCTCGGTCAACGACCGCGACAAGACGCTGGTGCCCGACGTGGCGCGCATCTTCGCCGACCTTGGCTTCGAAATCGTGGCCACCGCCGGTACGGCGAAGCTGCTCAAGGAGCATGGCGTACCCACGACCCACGTCAACAAGGTCTACGAAGGGCGTCCGAACATCGTCGACATGATCAAGAACGGCGACATCGCCCTCGTGGTGAACACGGCATCGGGCAAGCGCACCGTGCAGGACTCGAAGTCCATCAGGCAGGCCACACTCATGTACGGCGTGCCTTACAGCACCACGGTCTCCGGGGCGCGTGCCATCGCCAAGTCCATCGCAGCCAGCCGCACCTGCGGCGTGAACGTGAAGAGCCTTCAGGAATACTACGGCCTGTAG